Sequence from the Ferrimicrobium sp. genome:
GAGTGGAATCCATCGAGTTATGGTTACCATCTGAGCCGTCGTGTTCGAGGGCTTCCCTTCTGGTTTTCACTTGCGACCAACGGTACGCGCCGCTATCAAGAGGGAATTCAAGCCTCGATCGATCTCTCACGCTCGACCGTGACCGAGATTGAACAACGTGACTACCTTGAGATGGTGATGGAGCCAGAGCTATCGGTGGTTCTCTTTCGAAGGCTTGGATGGGATGCGCATCTCTATGACCGATGGTCTACCCAGGCCCTGCACGATGGAGTCGGGTTTGTCCTGCCCACGGAGCATCGGGGTGAAAAGGTGCTTCGCTTCTGCTTTGTGAACCCACTGACGACCCTCGATGATGTCCGGGCGATTCTTGACTCGCTCGCATGGGAGCCGCGAGGGTAGGAGACGGGCGTATCTCGTCCGTGTTGTTGGGCGGTCAAAGGCGGTTGGGGTGATCGTCAGGGTCGTTGGCCTGGTAATGGCTCATTGGCGACACCTGCACGTGTCCTTCGGGCCGTTGTCTGTTCTGCCGGGTGGCGCATCCAGAGCCCTAGAGCCGATGGCTGATGCCAACGGCCCTATCGGAGGTTCTATGGTCCTCGGCGGGTTTGTAGTCGTTCACGCAGCGAACATGCTGCCAGCACGAACGCACCTTGACTTATGCTCGGCCCTTTAACATCATGTTCCAGTACATCAATGGCAAGCCATAGCGCTTGAGAAGCCACATGTCATAGCGCTCCTTCTGGGTGTTGATCACAGGGATCGTCGGGTGTGGCTTCATGGTGTAATCAAACTCCGCTAGCAGCATGCGGTTGTGTGAGGTCACCAGGGGGCACGAGGCGTAGCCATCGTACTGGGCAGAGAGCGCCTGTCCACGCATCTCAGCGAGGAGGTTTGCAACCACGACTGGCGCCTGCTTGCGGATGGCCGCACCCGTCTTGGAGTTAGGGGTGTTCCCCGCATCGCCCAGCGCGAAGATGTTGTGATAGGTCGGGTGTTGGTGGGAGTTTTTGCCAACGTCGACGTAGCCGTTCGGGGTTTTATCGCTGATGGGCGATCGTTTGATCCAATCGGGTGCGCTCTGCGGAGGAACCGCGTGCAAGAAGTCATACTTGATGGTTGTGGTCGAATCCTCTTTGTTATCTTTGATGACGACCTCTCGCTTGTTGCCGTCGATCTCGATCATCTCGCTTTGGAAACGGACATCGATGTTGTAACGTTTGACCACTTCGTCGAGGACGTTGGAGAACTCAGGCACCCCAAACATGCCAGGTGTCGGCAGGACAAGGATCAGGTGGATGTCGTTCAGGACCCCTCGCCTTTGCCAGTGGTCGGCGGCAAGATAGGCGATCTTCTGGGGTGCCCCCGCGCATTTGATGGGACCAGACGGCATGGTGAAGACCGCAGTACCCGAGGTCATGTCTCGAAAGAACTCATGCGTTCTCGGTGCGAGGTCGATGCGATAGTTGCTTGAGACTCCGTTCTTGCCGAGTGTCTCAACGAGCCCAGGGATCTTATCGTAGTCGAGTTGGATCCCGGGACAGACAACGAGGTAGTCATAGTTCACGAGGACACCAGCTGCGGTGGTGACGGTTTGGGTATCGGGATCGATCTCAGTGGCGGCGTCGCGAATCCATTTCACACCTCTTGGCATCACCGACGCCTCGCTACGCAAGGTCTCTGCCGGTTTGGCCAGACCTGCCCCCACGATCGTCCAGAGTGGCTGATAGTAGTGGTCTTCAGATGGTTCGATGATGGCTACATCGGACTCGCCAGCGTTTCTTAGCCGAGCGGCCACTGTAATACCAGCGGTCCCTCCTCCAATGATTACTACCCTGTGGTGAAGCCCATCTGGCATAGTAATCCCCCCTTTCTTGGCACATAGTCGTGAGTCGCCCCACAAAGAGGACTTTAGTCCTATTTTTTGGATGACTTCAGTCCCCTGACTCATGAATTGGAGTGCACATGGAGATGCCGTGACTGGA
This genomic interval carries:
- a CDS encoding FAD/NAD(P)-binding oxidoreductase, which encodes MTMPDGLHHRVVIIGGGTAGITVAARLRNAGESDVAIIEPSEDHYYQPLWTIVGAGLAKPAETLRSEASVMPRGVKWIRDAATEIDPDTQTVTTAAGVLVNYDYLVVCPGIQLDYDKIPGLVETLGKNGVSSNYRIDLAPRTHEFFRDMTSGTAVFTMPSGPIKCAGAPQKIAYLAADHWQRRGVLNDIHLILVLPTPGMFGVPEFSNVLDEVVKRYNIDVRFQSEMIEIDGNKREVVIKDNKEDSTTTIKYDFLHAVPPQSAPDWIKRSPISDKTPNGYVDVGKNSHQHPTYHNIFALGDAGNTPNSKTGAAIRKQAPVVVANLLAEMRGQALSAQYDGYASCPLVTSHNRMLLAEFDYTMKPHPTIPVINTQKERYDMWLLKRYGLPLMYWNMMLKGRA